A region from the Sphingomonas brevis genome encodes:
- a CDS encoding ribonucleoside-diphosphate reductase subunit alpha, which translates to MDFATTSEVSSDDVSHAETKRDSKTVDAKKFDVATDSERDSRLTEFGKETLRDRYLLPGESYQDLFARVAAAYSDDAGHAQRVYDYISKLWFMPATPVLSNGGTGRGLPISCYLNSVDDSLRAITDIWNENVWLASKGGGIGTYWGNVRGIGESVGLNGKTSGIIPFVRVMDSLTLAISQGSLRRGSAACYLDISHPEIEEFLEIRKPSGDFNRKALNLHHGVLVTDEFMEAVRDGSEFMLRSPRDGSERGKVDARSLFQKLVETRLATGEPYIIFIDQVNRSMPKHHRDLGLKVSTSNLCSEITLPTGRDHLGADRTAVCCLSSLNLETWDEWNGDKQFIEDVMRFLDNVLSDYIARAPDEMARAKYSAERERSVGLGVMGFHSFLQARALPFEGAMAKSWNMRIFKHIRAQVDEASMMLAQERGPCPDAADMGVMERFSCKMAIAPTASISIIAGGTSACIEPIPANIYTHKTLSGSFSIKNPYLEKLLTEKSKNAETVWSSILERGGSVQHLDFLTTEEKDVYKTSFEIDQRWLLELAADRTPYIDQAQSLNLFIAADSDKWDLMMLHFRAWELGIKSLYYLRSKSVQRAGFAGGVEADNTTDLKEIQLASSTDYDECLACQ; encoded by the coding sequence ATGGATTTTGCAACCACGAGCGAAGTAAGCTCCGACGACGTCTCGCACGCCGAGACCAAGCGCGACAGCAAGACCGTCGATGCCAAGAAGTTCGACGTCGCCACCGATTCGGAGCGTGATTCGCGGCTGACCGAGTTCGGCAAGGAAACGCTGCGCGACCGCTATTTGCTGCCCGGCGAATCCTACCAGGACCTGTTCGCCCGCGTCGCCGCCGCTTACTCGGACGACGCCGGCCATGCGCAACGCGTCTACGATTATATTTCCAAGCTGTGGTTCATGCCGGCGACGCCCGTGCTGTCGAACGGCGGCACCGGCCGCGGCCTCCCGATCAGCTGCTACCTGAACAGCGTCGACGACAGCTTGCGGGCGATCACCGATATCTGGAATGAGAATGTGTGGCTGGCCTCCAAGGGCGGTGGCATCGGCACCTATTGGGGCAATGTCCGGGGGATCGGTGAGTCGGTCGGCCTCAACGGCAAGACCAGCGGCATCATTCCCTTCGTCCGGGTGATGGACAGCCTGACGCTCGCCATTTCGCAGGGCTCCCTGCGGCGCGGTTCGGCCGCCTGCTACCTCGACATTTCGCACCCGGAGATCGAGGAGTTCCTCGAGATCCGCAAACCGTCGGGCGACTTCAACCGCAAGGCGCTGAACCTGCACCATGGCGTGCTGGTCACCGACGAATTCATGGAAGCCGTCCGCGACGGAAGCGAGTTCATGCTCCGCAGCCCACGCGACGGAAGCGAGCGCGGCAAGGTCGACGCCCGCTCGCTGTTCCAGAAGCTGGTCGAGACCCGGCTTGCGACCGGCGAGCCCTACATCATCTTCATCGACCAGGTGAACCGGTCGATGCCCAAGCATCACCGGGACCTCGGCCTCAAGGTTTCGACCTCCAACCTCTGCAGCGAGATCACGCTTCCGACCGGCCGCGACCATCTGGGCGCCGATCGCACCGCGGTCTGCTGCCTCTCGTCCCTCAATCTCGAAACCTGGGATGAATGGAACGGCGACAAGCAGTTCATCGAGGATGTGATGCGCTTCCTCGACAATGTCCTTTCCGACTATATCGCCCGCGCGCCGGACGAGATGGCCCGCGCCAAATATAGCGCCGAGCGCGAGCGCAGCGTCGGTCTCGGCGTGATGGGCTTCCACAGCTTCCTCCAGGCGCGCGCCCTGCCGTTCGAAGGCGCCATGGCCAAGTCGTGGAACATGCGCATCTTCAAGCATATCCGCGCCCAGGTCGACGAAGCGTCGATGATGCTGGCGCAGGAGCGCGGCCCCTGCCCCGACGCGGCCGACATGGGCGTGATGGAGCGGTTCAGCTGCAAGATGGCGATCGCGCCGACCGCGTCGATCTCGATCATCGCCGGCGGCACTTCGGCCTGCATCGAGCCGATCCCGGCCAACATCTACACCCACAAGACGCTGTCCGGCAGTTTCTCGATCAAGAACCCGTACCTTGAGAAGCTCCTCACCGAAAAGTCGAAGAATGCCGAAACGGTGTGGAGCTCGATCCTCGAGCGGGGCGGCTCGGTCCAGCACCTCGACTTCCTCACGACCGAGGAAAAGGACGTCTACAAGACATCGTTCGAGATCGACCAGCGCTGGCTGCTCGAGCTTGCCGCCGACCGCACGCCCTACATCGACCAGGCGCAGTCGCTGAACCTGTTCATCGCCGCCGACAGCGACAAGTGGGACCTGATGATGCTCCACTTCCGCGCGTGGGAGCTGGGCATCAAGTCGCTCTATTACCTCCGTTCCAAGTCGGTGCAGCGCGCCGGTTTCGCCGGCGGCGTCGAGGCCGACAACACGACCGACCTCAAGGAAATCCAGCTCGCGTCGAGCACGGATTACGACGAGTGTTTGGCGTGTCAGTGA
- a CDS encoding zinc ribbon domain-containing protein encodes MRACPECAENIQSAAKVCRFCGHRFSAVEVLDGERAQRSEDMQGTLTKAIPVVLILLFVWFCSQQQPTATSTKPEKIVAAKEPIMIRTIAGEPETQAFLVEPRKHVSLSDLADGVRDAGYRCEAAKAFHQIEENGEVMDVYKLDCLKESYQLTLVAGNAHIKPWTGNIFGP; translated from the coding sequence ATGAGGGCCTGCCCGGAATGCGCTGAGAATATTCAGTCTGCCGCAAAGGTCTGTCGCTTCTGCGGTCATCGCTTTTCCGCAGTTGAAGTGTTGGATGGCGAACGCGCGCAGCGAAGCGAAGACATGCAAGGCACTCTGACCAAGGCCATTCCGGTCGTCCTTATCCTTCTATTCGTTTGGTTCTGCTCTCAGCAGCAGCCGACAGCAACGTCGACCAAACCTGAAAAAATTGTTGCGGCCAAAGAGCCGATTATGATTCGCACGATCGCTGGCGAGCCAGAAACACAGGCGTTTCTCGTCGAGCCGCGCAAGCACGTATCGTTAAGCGACCTAGCTGACGGAGTTCGTGACGCGGGATACAGATGTGAGGCGGCTAAGGCATTCCATCAGATCGAGGAAAATGGCGAAGTGATGGACGTCTACAAACTCGATTGCCTGAAGGAGTCCTACCAGCTGACGCTCGTTGCCGGTAACGCGCACATCAAACCTTGGACGGGCAATATCTTCGGCCCATGA
- a CDS encoding DUF3617 domain-containing protein, with the protein MKRLILALPLFCLAACGSDPEVKADNAKPSEVAAKMRDAAGKGSFVRPGQWEQTVSLLKIEAPGMPPEAREYMQRAMGTAQVHNVCLSKEQAENPREDFFTGADKNCTYEHFNWGDGKIDLKLICKHEQAVTTMAMAGTYSPDNYVLTMTSTNNAATESGDMVMTMKVEAKRVGECKGGDTPVAAN; encoded by the coding sequence ATGAAGCGCTTGATCCTGGCTTTGCCTTTATTCTGTCTCGCGGCGTGCGGTTCCGATCCCGAGGTCAAGGCCGACAATGCCAAGCCCTCCGAGGTTGCCGCCAAGATGCGCGACGCCGCCGGCAAGGGCAGCTTCGTTCGCCCCGGCCAGTGGGAGCAGACCGTCAGCCTGCTCAAGATCGAGGCGCCGGGAATGCCGCCGGAAGCCAGGGAATATATGCAGCGAGCGATGGGCACGGCGCAGGTGCACAATGTCTGCCTGAGCAAGGAGCAGGCCGAAAATCCGCGCGAGGATTTCTTCACCGGGGCCGACAAGAATTGCACTTACGAGCATTTCAACTGGGGCGACGGCAAGATCGACCTCAAGCTGATCTGCAAGCATGAACAGGCGGTCACTACCATGGCGATGGCCGGCACCTATTCGCCGGACAATTATGTGCTGACCATGACCAGCACCAACAATGCCGCGACCGAGTCCGGCGACATGGTGATGACGATGAAGGTCGAGGCGAAGCGGGTCGGCGAGTGCAAAGGCGGCGATACGCCGGTCGCCGCCAACTAG
- a CDS encoding tyrosine-type recombinase/integrase produces the protein MARTVKDARLDSRAARERLEPRKKPYYRSIESGRHVGYYKGPRGGTWFARTGEPGSYREKRLGTADDVLDANGTDVLSFAQAQAAARDWFDKLANEADALGEGAASTVRAAVERYIKAMDARLTKREGRAVKSGASQKLKRHVLDNDDFADRELHTLTVALLRGWRSKLSVAPATRQRVTNDLKAALNEAAPSAALKLVIKEGLASPKGESHEPAEEAADASKLLTDDETRKLLKAIHDSDPDGDLYRLSLLMAATGARFAQLRRLTVGDVQAARLRIMVPASRKGRVGSAQRAAVPVPVGQDVIDALLPITKGRKASEPLLERWRHVQVKGQLWERESRGPWQSAAEMSRPFRAAVQAAKLGSAISAYSFRHSSIVRALKEGLPVRLVAQLHDTSVAMIERNYTRFMADALEDLARRAVVPMAAQPTGENVVPIRRA, from the coding sequence GTGGCGAGAACGGTGAAGGATGCGAGGCTAGACAGCCGGGCCGCGCGGGAGCGATTGGAGCCGCGCAAGAAGCCCTATTATCGATCGATCGAGAGCGGTCGACATGTCGGCTATTACAAGGGGCCGCGTGGCGGGACGTGGTTCGCCCGCACCGGGGAGCCGGGCAGCTACCGAGAGAAGCGGCTAGGGACGGCAGATGACGTCCTGGACGCCAACGGCACCGACGTCCTCAGCTTCGCTCAGGCTCAGGCCGCCGCTCGCGATTGGTTCGACAAGCTGGCGAACGAGGCCGACGCTCTAGGCGAGGGAGCCGCGTCGACCGTGCGCGCCGCCGTGGAGCGCTACATCAAGGCGATGGACGCGCGGCTCACCAAGCGAGAGGGCCGCGCCGTGAAGTCAGGCGCGTCGCAGAAGCTAAAGCGCCACGTCCTCGACAACGACGACTTCGCGGACAGGGAGCTTCACACCCTCACCGTCGCCCTGCTTCGCGGCTGGCGATCCAAGCTATCGGTTGCGCCGGCCACTCGCCAGCGCGTCACCAACGACTTGAAGGCCGCGCTCAATGAGGCCGCTCCCAGCGCCGCTCTGAAACTCGTCATCAAGGAAGGCTTGGCTTCGCCCAAGGGTGAGAGCCACGAACCGGCTGAGGAAGCCGCCGACGCGAGCAAGCTCCTAACCGACGACGAGACGCGCAAGCTCCTGAAGGCGATCCACGACAGCGACCCGGACGGCGACCTTTACCGCCTGTCCCTGCTAATGGCCGCGACCGGAGCGCGCTTTGCCCAGCTGCGTCGATTGACCGTTGGCGACGTACAGGCCGCCCGGCTTCGCATCATGGTTCCCGCTTCCCGCAAAGGCCGTGTTGGCAGCGCCCAGCGCGCCGCTGTCCCTGTCCCCGTCGGCCAAGACGTGATCGACGCCCTGCTTCCTATCACCAAGGGCCGCAAGGCGAGCGAGCCGTTGCTAGAGCGCTGGCGTCATGTTCAGGTGAAGGGCCAGCTCTGGGAGCGCGAGAGCCGTGGACCGTGGCAGTCAGCCGCGGAAATGTCCCGGCCGTTCCGAGCCGCCGTCCAGGCCGCCAAGCTGGGCAGCGCCATATCGGCATACAGCTTCCGTCATAGTTCGATTGTCCGCGCCCTGAAGGAAGGCTTGCCGGTTCGCCTTGTCGCCCAGCTGCACGATACCAGCGTGGCGATGATCGAGCGCAACTACACCCGCTTCATGGCCGACGCCCTTGAGGACCTAGCCCGCCGCGCCGTTGTGCCTATGGCCGCGCAGCCGACCGGCGAGAACGTGGTTCCGATCCGCCGCGCCTGA
- a CDS encoding sulfotransferase domain-containing protein gives MTSRQAPGPRHNQRTGVWMFHTLRTRGDMDFDDISRVVPWIETSQLVGVDLNAPQRASPRGFKSHLSYDTIPKGARYVVSLRDPKDAFVSMYHFMVGFMIEPGAISLEDFFEAWVLGGGPGGEGYWRHLKSWWAVRHEPNVLLLSYADLVRDRAACIKRMADFAGIALDDVLLDLTLERTSRAYMLEHVDHFDVALLPQMAAGRMLGNDRAQVRPGTDGDHKSEIPASVAERIDAIWEKEIAIPLGIADFKSLEAML, from the coding sequence ATGACTTCGCGCCAGGCGCCCGGACCTCGCCATAATCAGCGAACCGGCGTATGGATGTTCCACACCTTGCGTACCCGCGGCGACATGGACTTCGACGATATCTCGCGCGTCGTTCCGTGGATCGAAACTTCGCAATTGGTGGGTGTCGACCTGAACGCGCCGCAACGTGCCTCTCCCCGCGGATTCAAGAGCCACTTGAGCTACGATACGATACCCAAGGGCGCGCGATATGTGGTTTCGCTGCGGGATCCGAAGGACGCCTTCGTTTCCATGTACCATTTCATGGTCGGCTTCATGATCGAACCCGGCGCAATTTCCCTGGAGGATTTCTTCGAGGCTTGGGTGTTGGGCGGCGGCCCGGGCGGAGAGGGATATTGGCGGCACCTCAAAAGTTGGTGGGCCGTCAGGCACGAACCGAACGTATTGCTGCTCTCGTATGCCGACTTAGTACGCGATCGGGCAGCATGCATTAAGCGGATGGCCGATTTCGCCGGCATAGCGCTTGACGACGTATTGCTGGACCTGACGCTTGAACGGACCAGCCGCGCCTACATGCTGGAACATGTCGACCATTTCGACGTGGCATTGCTCCCGCAAATGGCAGCGGGCAGGATGCTGGGAAACGACAGGGCCCAGGTGCGCCCCGGAACCGACGGCGATCACAAGTCCGAGATTCCCGCCTCCGTCGCCGAGAGGATTGACGCGATCTGGGAGAAGGAGATCGCCATCCCGCTCGGCATTGCCGACTTCAAATCGCTTGAGGCCATGCTCTGA
- a CDS encoding helix-turn-helix domain-containing protein, with the protein MAIAVKLDDLLHDRRMTLTELAERIDITLANLSILKTGKARAIRFSTLEAICAVLQCQPGDLLEFQSD; encoded by the coding sequence ATGGCGATCGCCGTCAAGCTCGACGATCTGCTTCACGACCGGCGGATGACGCTGACCGAGCTTGCCGAGCGGATCGACATCACGCTTGCCAACCTGTCGATCCTCAAGACCGGCAAGGCGCGTGCGATCCGCTTCTCCACTCTCGAGGCGATCTGCGCCGTGCTTCAGTGCCAGCCCGGCGACCTGCTCGAATTCCAATCCGACTAG
- a CDS encoding diacylglycerol/lipid kinase family protein has protein sequence MEASVILNRNRCGLDEVAAALRAAGIEAKVDAVDGDLIADRVEAAVKAGSKLIIVGGGDGSVSSAAQAVAGTDATLGILPLGTLNHLARDLGIPFDLAKSVDVIAGGQARAIDVAEVNGRIFVNNAAIGLYPLMVMDRELQQQRLGRSKRLAMLVASLRTLTRFHHQRLRIGADGGEARIDTPLLFVGNNDYQLALPAAGQRDRLDDGQLCVMVMRKKGVPGFLAAVMRALLGIPRPDDMVRLDTVSSLAVDSARSAVTVALDGETLAIKPPLIFRIRPGALKVIAP, from the coding sequence ATGGAAGCGTCCGTCATCCTGAATCGCAACAGATGCGGCCTCGACGAGGTCGCGGCGGCCCTGCGCGCGGCCGGTATTGAGGCGAAGGTCGACGCGGTCGACGGCGACCTGATCGCGGACCGCGTCGAGGCCGCCGTCAAGGCCGGGAGCAAGCTGATCATCGTCGGCGGCGGCGACGGCAGCGTCAGCAGCGCGGCCCAGGCGGTGGCCGGGACGGATGCCACGCTCGGCATCCTGCCGCTGGGGACCCTCAATCATCTGGCGCGCGACCTCGGCATTCCATTCGATCTGGCCAAGTCGGTCGACGTAATTGCCGGCGGGCAAGCGCGTGCGATCGACGTCGCCGAGGTCAATGGCCGCATCTTCGTCAACAATGCCGCGATCGGCCTCTATCCGCTGATGGTGATGGACCGCGAGCTTCAGCAGCAGCGGCTTGGCCGGTCGAAGCGGCTGGCGATGCTGGTCGCCTCATTGAGGACGCTCACCCGGTTTCATCACCAAAGGCTGCGGATCGGCGCCGATGGCGGCGAAGCCCGGATCGATACCCCGCTGCTGTTCGTGGGCAATAATGATTATCAGCTGGCGCTTCCCGCCGCCGGCCAGCGCGACCGGCTCGATGACGGGCAATTATGCGTGATGGTGATGCGCAAGAAGGGCGTTCCCGGATTCCTCGCCGCGGTCATGCGCGCGCTGCTTGGCATTCCGCGGCCCGACGACATGGTACGCCTCGACACTGTCTCCAGCCTTGCCGTCGATAGCGCCCGCTCGGCGGTCACCGTGGCGCTGGATGGCGAAACGCTGGCGATCAAGCCGCCGCTCATATTCCGGATCCGGCCAGGCGCGCTGAAGGTGATCGCGCCGTAA
- a CDS encoding excalibur calcium-binding domain-containing protein — MRVFLFAAFAAFSLTGAQPLTAPAVSHPGGLNAEGCHNNRKTGGYHCHRGSASSPQRALQAVSSSPGREFANCSQARAAGAAPIRAGDPGYGRHLDRDGDGVGCE; from the coding sequence ATGCGCGTGTTCCTGTTCGCGGCGTTTGCCGCTTTTTCTCTGACTGGCGCTCAGCCGCTTACGGCGCCCGCCGTTTCCCATCCGGGTGGCCTCAATGCTGAGGGCTGCCACAACAACCGCAAGACCGGCGGCTACCATTGCCATCGAGGCTCGGCCTCGTCGCCGCAACGCGCGCTTCAGGCAGTGTCATCCAGCCCCGGCCGGGAATTCGCCAATTGCTCGCAAGCTAGGGCGGCTGGTGCCGCGCCCATTCGTGCTGGCGATCCCGGCTACGGACGCCACCTGGACCGCGACGGGGATGGGGTGGGCTGCGAATGA
- a CDS encoding DUF2975 domain-containing protein: protein MSRSSALPVAYVFLRILIVLNWLFGACVLGLLAFTFINQPWTMRALGVAGMSDAATVMWAMRGIAALGVAAVPLSYMILKRLLAMVETVRAGDPFVAANAYRLHAIAWLLVAMQLISITIGGIGKIISTPEHPFHLDAGFSINSWLAIILTFVLARVFAEGTLMREDLEGTV, encoded by the coding sequence ATGAGCCGCTCGTCAGCCCTGCCTGTCGCCTATGTCTTCCTGCGCATCCTGATCGTCCTCAACTGGCTGTTCGGGGCGTGCGTGCTGGGCCTGCTCGCCTTCACCTTCATCAATCAGCCCTGGACGATGCGCGCATTGGGCGTGGCCGGCATGTCGGATGCCGCAACCGTGATGTGGGCGATGCGCGGCATCGCGGCACTCGGGGTAGCCGCGGTCCCGCTAAGCTACATGATCCTGAAGCGGCTGCTGGCAATGGTTGAAACGGTCCGCGCCGGCGATCCGTTCGTGGCGGCCAATGCATACCGGCTGCATGCGATCGCCTGGCTGCTGGTGGCAATGCAACTGATCAGCATAACCATCGGCGGTATCGGCAAGATCATCTCGACGCCCGAGCATCCATTTCACCTCGACGCCGGATTCTCGATCAACAGCTGGCTGGCGATCATCCTGACCTTTGTGCTGGCCCGGGTCTTCGCCGAAGGCACGCTGATGCGTGAGGATCTGGAAGGGACAGTTTGA
- a CDS encoding thermonuclease family protein gives MIVMLSLAVQIVTAGQSFTCTPTAVWDGDGPIWCAEGPRVRLAGIAAREMDGSCSPGQPCPNASAEAARDQLVGLLGGPRGRLATGHIRVAARPMNCRSNGSAGGSRTAAWCILANGVDLNCAMIRSGLALRWDRYWRSHRCI, from the coding sequence ATGATTGTGATGCTTTCACTCGCGGTACAAATCGTCACCGCCGGCCAATCATTCACTTGCACCCCAACTGCTGTTTGGGATGGCGACGGCCCGATATGGTGTGCTGAAGGTCCGCGCGTCCGCCTGGCCGGGATCGCTGCTCGCGAGATGGATGGCAGTTGCAGTCCGGGCCAGCCGTGCCCCAACGCCTCAGCAGAAGCAGCGAGAGACCAACTTGTCGGCCTGTTAGGCGGCCCGAGAGGAAGGCTGGCAACTGGCCACATTCGGGTCGCCGCTCGACCAATGAATTGCCGATCGAATGGCAGCGCGGGCGGCAGCCGAACCGCAGCATGGTGCATCCTCGCAAATGGCGTCGACCTAAATTGCGCGATGATCCGTTCCGGCTTGGCGCTTCGATGGGATCGCTATTGGCGGAGCCACAGGTGCATTTAA
- a CDS encoding VOC family protein, protein MIGYVTLGSDNMPRARAFYDELLGSTIGAKRIMEFGDETGGFTMWGTGFDKPGLAVTTPNNKEPAVAGNGNMTAIAMNSRDKVDQIYGKALELGGTCEGPPGVRGDEGPQAFYGAYFRDPDGNKLAAFCIGPAA, encoded by the coding sequence ATGATCGGTTACGTCACCTTGGGCAGCGACAATATGCCTCGCGCGCGGGCTTTCTACGACGAGCTGCTGGGCAGCACGATCGGCGCCAAGCGGATCATGGAATTCGGCGACGAGACGGGAGGCTTCACCATGTGGGGCACGGGTTTCGACAAGCCGGGGCTGGCCGTCACCACCCCCAACAACAAGGAGCCGGCGGTGGCCGGCAACGGCAACATGACTGCGATCGCGATGAACAGCCGCGACAAGGTCGACCAGATCTACGGCAAGGCGCTGGAACTGGGCGGGACATGCGAAGGCCCTCCCGGCGTGCGCGGCGATGAAGGGCCACAGGCCTTCTACGGCGCCTATTTCCGCGATCCCGATGGAAATAAGCTGGCGGCCTTTTGCATCGGACCGGCCGCATAG